The following coding sequences lie in one uncultured Fusobacterium sp. genomic window:
- the recQ gene encoding DNA helicase RecQ, with the protein MKTEAKRLLKEIYGYDDFREGQKVIISSVLSRRDTLGVMSTGGGKSICYQIPALLFRGITLVISPLISLMKDQVDSLKLLGIKSVYINSTLSKEEYIEAIHKIKSGSVKIIYIAPERFENEKFSAFIGKLDISMVAVDEAHCISQWGHDFRKSYLEIPNFLKKIGKRPQILALTATATPQVREDIEDKLQMKEPFSYVAGFDRENIFFKVVRNVVPEAWIVDYLKKNPKKSGIIYASTRKEVDNLYSYLKDIRGYNVGKYHAGLKEIERKEHQEKFIKDEIKIMVATNAFGMGIDKSNVRFVIHRNIPKDMESYYQEAGRAGRDGAPAEAILMFFEEDIGVQEYLIDSNEETEDSLKKDKRIKLDIMVEYAYLESCYREYILKYFGDKRIKNYCGNCSNCKSFKNVEDLTIDAQKVLSCIGRAKESIGISTLTNILVGRSDSKMDRKEYNKLSTFGILKDREINWIEEFINFLISDGYLEQSAGSFPVLKLNERARKVLKNEITVFRRIDEKVTFDYYEDPLFENLNQLRREIAERENVAPYIVFSDLTLMELAEKKPKNRWDMLKIRGIGNQKFKNYGEEFLKVINKFSDEEMEIIHRDNLNEEKYLEEQRIENLKEKLNLKISNDKLRDILLKTIFLK; encoded by the coding sequence ATGAAAACAGAGGCTAAAAGATTATTAAAAGAGATATATGGATATGATGATTTTAGAGAGGGGCAGAAGGTTATAATCTCCTCTGTATTGTCACGTAGAGATACATTAGGGGTGATGAGTACAGGGGGAGGAAAATCAATCTGCTATCAGATACCTGCACTGTTATTTAGAGGGATAACCCTTGTAATATCTCCTTTGATCTCTCTTATGAAAGATCAGGTGGATAGTTTAAAATTGTTAGGGATAAAAAGTGTATACATCAATTCAACACTATCTAAAGAGGAGTATATAGAGGCAATTCATAAGATAAAAAGTGGCAGTGTAAAGATAATATATATAGCTCCAGAAAGATTTGAAAATGAGAAATTTTCAGCTTTTATTGGGAAACTAGATATCTCAATGGTAGCAGTAGATGAGGCACATTGTATATCTCAATGGGGACATGATTTTAGAAAAAGTTATCTAGAGATACCAAACTTTTTAAAAAAAATAGGGAAAAGACCACAGATTCTTGCTCTTACAGCTACAGCAACTCCACAGGTAAGAGAAGATATAGAGGATAAACTTCAGATGAAAGAACCTTTCTCATATGTAGCTGGCTTTGATAGGGAAAATATATTTTTTAAAGTAGTGAGAAATGTTGTACCAGAGGCTTGGATTGTAGATTATTTAAAGAAAAATCCTAAGAAATCTGGAATAATATATGCCTCAACAAGAAAAGAGGTAGATAATCTTTATTCATATTTAAAAGATATTAGAGGATATAATGTTGGAAAATATCATGCTGGACTTAAAGAGATAGAGAGAAAAGAACACCAAGAGAAGTTTATTAAAGATGAAATAAAGATAATGGTAGCAACAAATGCTTTTGGAATGGGAATAGACAAGTCAAATGTGAGATTTGTAATACATAGAAATATTCCTAAGGATATGGAGAGCTACTATCAAGAGGCAGGACGTGCAGGAAGAGATGGAGCTCCGGCAGAGGCTATACTGATGTTTTTTGAAGAGGATATAGGAGTACAAGAGTATCTAATTGACTCTAATGAAGAGACAGAGGATAGTTTAAAAAAAGATAAGAGAATAAAATTAGATATAATGGTGGAGTATGCTTATTTAGAGAGTTGTTATCGTGAATATATTTTAAAATATTTTGGAGATAAGAGGATAAAAAATTATTGTGGAAATTGTAGCAACTGTAAATCTTTTAAAAATGTAGAGGATTTAACAATTGATGCTCAAAAAGTTCTATCTTGTATAGGTAGAGCTAAAGAGAGTATTGGAATATCAACTTTGACTAATATATTAGTTGGACGTTCAGATAGTAAAATGGATAGAAAAGAGTATAATAAACTTTCAACTTTTGGAATATTAAAAGATAGAGAGATAAACTGGATAGAGGAGTTTATCAATTTCTTAATATCAGATGGATATTTAGAGCAAAGTGCAGGAAGTTTTCCAGTCTTAAAATTGAATGAGAGGGCTAGAAAAGTTTTAAAAAATGAGATAACTGTTTTTAGAAGAATAGATGAGAAAGTAACATTTGATTATTATGAAGATCCACTATTTGAAAACTTAAATCAGTTGAGAAGAGAGATTGCTGAAAGAGAGAATGTAGCTCCTTATATTGTATTTTCAGATTTGACACTTATGGAATTAGCAGAGAAGAAACCTAAAAATAGATGGGATATGTTAAAAATAAGGGGTATAGGAAACCAAAAATTTAAAAATTATGGTGAGGAATTTTTAAAGGTAATAAATAAATTTTCTGATGAAGAGATGGAGATTATACATAGAGATAATTTGAATGAGGAGAAATATTTAGAGGAACAGAGAATAGAAAATTTAAAAGAAAAGCTTAATCTAAAAATTAGTAATGATAAATTAAGAGATATTCTTTTAAAAACTATATTTTTGAAATAA
- a CDS encoding alcohol dehydrogenase: protein MKAVVYEDINRLVLKECEKPKLIEDTDVILKVTTTTICSSDIHIKRGFVPRAVKGVVLGHEFVGVVEEKGAKVKNFNIGDRVAVNCETFCGECFYCKKGYVNNCIDKNGGWALGCRIDGGQGEYTRILFADNCLTKIPDSVTDEEALFTGDLLSTGYWACKIGEIEKDDTVVVIGAGPTGLCTLLNLKLHNPKKIIVIDVDENRLELVKKNSYADIVLNPLEEDIEKEILKYTEGRGADRVFEVAGGERTFDLALKIARPNATVILVAMYEKDQVLPLPNIYGKNLTIKFGGVDGCDCDKIMKYIEEKKIDATPLITHRMKFKDIMEAYEIFENKKDGVIKIAIDMKE from the coding sequence ATGAAAGCAGTTGTATATGAAGATATTAATAGATTGGTATTAAAAGAGTGTGAGAAACCTAAATTGATAGAGGATACAGATGTTATTTTAAAAGTAACAACAACAACTATATGTTCAAGTGATATCCATATAAAGAGAGGGTTTGTTCCAAGGGCAGTTAAAGGTGTAGTTCTAGGACATGAATTTGTGGGAGTAGTAGAGGAAAAGGGAGCAAAGGTTAAAAATTTCAATATAGGAGATAGAGTTGCAGTAAATTGTGAAACTTTTTGTGGAGAGTGTTTCTATTGTAAGAAAGGTTATGTAAATAATTGTATAGATAAAAATGGTGGTTGGGCTTTAGGTTGTAGAATAGATGGAGGACAAGGAGAGTATACACGTATTCTTTTTGCTGATAATTGCTTAACTAAGATACCAGATAGTGTAACAGATGAAGAGGCACTATTTACAGGAGATCTATTATCAACAGGTTATTGGGCATGTAAGATAGGAGAGATAGAGAAAGACGATACAGTAGTTGTGATAGGTGCAGGACCTACAGGACTTTGTACACTATTAAATTTAAAATTGCATAACCCTAAAAAGATAATTGTAATAGATGTTGATGAAAATAGGTTGGAGTTAGTTAAGAAAAATAGTTATGCTGATATAGTTTTAAATCCTTTGGAAGAGGATATTGAGAAAGAAATTTTAAAATATACAGAGGGAAGAGGTGCAGATAGAGTTTTTGAAGTAGCTGGAGGAGAGAGAACTTTTGATTTAGCACTAAAAATAGCTCGTCCAAATGCAACAGTTATATTGGTGGCTATGTATGAAAAAGATCAAGTACTGCCTTTACCAAATATATATGGAAAGAACTTAACAATTAAATTTGGTGGGGTAGATGGTTGTGATTGTGATAAGATAATGAAATATATTGAGGAAAAGAAGATAGATGCAACTCCATTGATTACTCATAGAATGAAATTTAAAGATATAATGGAAGCTTATGAAATTTTTGAGAATAAGAAAGATGGAGTTATTAAAATAGCCATTGATATGAAGGAATAG
- a CDS encoding alpha/beta hydrolase: MSYRIVLIHGFHRSYKDMEPLEQNLKSLGYKVENLNFPLTFPDIKFSKEMLKKFLLDLKYGGMIEKEEIVLIGYGLGGKLIEETLRDEEVDGIVDKIILIAAPLRDSVVHRRLKRVFPLLDTIFKPLRVLGKGKKFEVKNPKIEIGIIIGTETEGIFSRWLGEFNDGLLNSKECMLDSAKDTLLIPLVHDEIHKKMGTAKYINNFISKGRFRID; the protein is encoded by the coding sequence ATGAGCTATAGAATAGTGTTGATTCATGGGTTTCATAGGAGCTATAAGGATATGGAGCCTTTAGAACAAAATTTAAAATCATTAGGGTATAAAGTGGAGAATCTAAATTTTCCTCTTACTTTTCCAGATATAAAATTTTCAAAGGAGATGTTAAAAAAATTTCTACTTGATCTGAAATATGGTGGAATGATTGAAAAAGAGGAGATTGTTTTAATTGGATATGGTTTAGGGGGAAAATTAATAGAGGAAACTTTAAGGGATGAGGAAGTTGATGGAATAGTAGATAAAATAATACTTATTGCAGCACCTTTAAGAGATTCAGTAGTTCATAGAAGATTGAAAAGAGTTTTTCCACTACTTGATACAATATTTAAACCTTTAAGAGTTTTAGGAAAAGGAAAGAAATTCGAAGTTAAGAATCCTAAAATAGAGATAGGAATAATAATTGGAACAGAAACAGAAGGGATTTTTAGCAGATGGTTGGGAGAGTTCAATGATGGACTTTTAAATTCTAAAGAGTGTATGTTAGATAGTGCAAAGGATACACTACTAATTCCTCTTGTACATGATGAGATTCATAAGAAAATGGGAACAGCAAAATATATTAATAACTTTATTTCTAAAGGAAGATTTAGAATAGATTAA
- a CDS encoding aminopeptidase — translation MRKEIANYIELIIRIGINIQKGQILVVSAPVETFEFTRKVVETAYKFGAKEVVVNWVDEVCGKYRYIYGTDDIFDNYPKYQADMMKDYAEKGAAFLSIYATDPEILKDVDQERVARAQKARSIALKGYYDKVMNNENQWCVVSIPTDAWSKKIYPELQGEEAKEKLWNQILSIVRADSENPVEEWNRHLTNLKNTMNYLNSMKFRKLRYRNSLGTDLEIGLPKGHIWTAGGETSKDGVYFVANMPTEEVFTLPKKDEVNGIVYSSKPFCYGGNLIENFYLKFKDGKVVEAGAEKGEETLIKLLDSDDGARYLGEVALVPYDSPISNSNTVFYNTLFDENASCHLALGQAYPVCLEGGSEMNEEELKKNGVNISMAHEDFMIGTSDLEIVGVTEDGEEILIMKDGNFCK, via the coding sequence ATGAGAAAAGAGATTGCTAACTATATAGAACTGATTATTAGAATAGGAATAAATATACAAAAGGGACAAATTTTAGTTGTAAGTGCACCTGTAGAAACTTTTGAATTTACTAGAAAAGTTGTAGAAACAGCATATAAATTTGGAGCTAAAGAGGTAGTTGTAAATTGGGTAGATGAAGTTTGTGGAAAATATAGATACATCTATGGAACTGATGATATTTTTGATAATTATCCTAAATATCAAGCTGATATGATGAAAGATTATGCAGAAAAAGGAGCAGCTTTTTTAAGTATCTATGCTACTGATCCAGAGATTTTAAAAGATGTAGATCAAGAGAGAGTTGCAAGAGCCCAAAAAGCTAGAAGCATAGCATTGAAAGGTTACTATGATAAAGTGATGAATAATGAGAATCAATGGTGTGTAGTATCAATTCCTACTGATGCTTGGAGCAAAAAAATATATCCTGAACTTCAAGGAGAAGAGGCAAAGGAAAAATTATGGAATCAGATACTTTCAATAGTAAGAGCAGATAGTGAAAATCCTGTTGAAGAGTGGAATAGACATTTAACAAATTTAAAAAATACTATGAATTATCTAAATAGTATGAAATTTAGAAAATTAAGATATAGAAATTCTTTAGGAACAGATTTGGAGATAGGATTACCAAAGGGACATATTTGGACAGCTGGTGGAGAAACTTCAAAAGACGGAGTATACTTTGTAGCAAATATGCCAACAGAGGAAGTATTTACTCTACCTAAGAAAGATGAAGTTAATGGTATTGTATATAGTAGTAAGCCATTTTGTTATGGTGGAAATCTAATTGAAAACTTCTATCTAAAATTTAAAGATGGAAAAGTTGTTGAAGCAGGAGCAGAAAAGGGAGAAGAAACTCTGATTAAACTTTTAGATTCTGATGATGGAGCTAGATATTTAGGTGAGGTTGCACTTGTACCTTATGATTCACCAATTTCTAACTCAAATACAGTTTTCTATAATACACTTTTTGATGAAAATGCCTCTTGTCACTTAGCTTTAGGACAAGCATATCCTGTTTGTTTAGAGGGTGGAAGTGAGATGAATGAGGAGGAATTAAAGAAAAATGGTGTTAATATCTCTATGGCCCATGAAGATTTTATGATTGGAACAAGTGATTTAGAGATTGTAGGAGTAACAGAAGATGGTGAAGAGATTTTAATAATGAAAGATGGAAATTTTTGTAAATAA
- the mnmH gene encoding tRNA 2-selenouridine(34) synthase MnmH yields MSNTITYKEVLELDNYILIDVRTPKEFAREPIIGAINIPVLLDDERVTVGTTYVQQSKELAKEIGINCISKRLPEIFKQVQELSKKYRRLVFYCARGGMRSGSMSALFGSLGYRVSKLEGGYKAYREYIAKNTPIANEGFKYIVLHGRTGIGKTKILNKLEELGYPVMDLEKMADHKGSFFGNLCEKRQQSQKRFESEIFHFLLNNKKGYILAESESKRIGDAYIPESVYDSLVSGYHLMADTTLEHRLEVLMEDYANASKEELKTSLTKVGRYVSKKNLAKYMELLENDKLVELATDLVKEYYDPLYQKSIDKYMFNEHIFYSTTDEGVEKVIEFLKAHGFEK; encoded by the coding sequence ATGAGTAACACCATTACATATAAAGAGGTTTTAGAATTAGATAATTATATACTTATCGACGTTAGGACACCTAAGGAATTTGCTAGAGAACCAATTATAGGAGCAATAAATATTCCTGTTCTACTAGATGATGAAAGGGTAACAGTTGGAACTACATATGTTCAACAATCTAAAGAACTTGCTAAAGAGATTGGAATAAACTGTATATCAAAAAGACTTCCTGAAATTTTTAAACAGGTACAGGAGCTTTCAAAAAAATATAGAAGACTTGTTTTCTATTGTGCTAGAGGTGGAATGAGAAGTGGTTCTATGTCTGCTCTTTTTGGTTCACTTGGTTATAGAGTTTCAAAACTTGAAGGTGGATATAAGGCATATAGAGAGTATATAGCTAAAAATACCCCTATTGCTAATGAAGGATTTAAATATATTGTTTTACATGGTAGAACAGGAATTGGAAAAACTAAGATTCTTAATAAATTAGAAGAGTTAGGTTATCCTGTTATGGACTTAGAAAAAATGGCTGATCATAAGGGATCTTTCTTTGGTAATCTATGTGAAAAAAGACAACAAAGTCAAAAAAGATTTGAAAGTGAAATTTTCCATTTCCTTTTAAATAATAAGAAAGGGTATATTCTTGCTGAAAGTGAAAGTAAAAGAATAGGAGATGCTTATATTCCTGAATCTGTTTATGATTCTCTTGTTTCTGGATATCACTTAATGGCTGATACAACTCTTGAACATAGACTAGAAGTGCTTATGGAAGATTATGCCAATGCCTCAAAAGAGGAGTTAAAAACTTCCCTTACTAAAGTTGGACGTTATGTTTCTAAGAAAAATCTTGCTAAATATATGGAACTTCTTGAAAATGATAAATTGGTTGAACTTGCTACTGATTTAGTGAAGGAATACTACGATCCTCTTTACCAAAAAAGTATTGATAAATATATGTTTAATGAACATATTTTCTACTCAACTACTGATGAGGGGGTAGAAAAGGTTATTGAATTTTTAAAGGCTCATGGATTTGAGAAATAG
- a CDS encoding alpha-2-macroglobulin, translated as MKKLLAFLILVTMLGCGKEAEQEKIEEKKDTVSNIELEKEKVEVKQEEKYLNIVEVSTVSSGKKSIEIRFSEDLDLNNDINAYIKVNSDIPYILVKIKNKVVVTGDFNLGDTYEVEIREGLKSKDGLKLKENYKTIVSFKDLEPKISFSNEGIILPGVNEKRISFRSINVKKVNVTLKKIYENNTTQFLQEFNFKGNGNVFNYALQGEFYKIGDTILEKTYTLDSIKNKWIQTEIDLGNLADKKGFYIVELSFDEKGIDYKFPDDVESWKKYSFFENNGKIGKVVMLSDNAIVAQKTKDSIVVNVLNITDNSLVKGAKVKVITTNNQLLEEKVTDENGEVIFNNNDKIFYLLSEKGEEKSILKFDDSQLSYEGFAVDGIYSSKGVKGFLYTDRGIYRPGDKIYFSVIARSDKKTFPEGQPIKVNVYTPRGEKFIENRVIKDSKNGFYTFEIETNQDSETGLWKVEVKLGGDKFQKDIPVETIVPYKIKVETKVPKEIDLAQEKNLKYAIKSDYLFGAPGSDLKYTSELEVREEEISFEKYKNYIFKDPTTYSFYYNDQKNGVLDADGRGEVTYNIEKISPSNINLTGRIVTRVLETGGRPVTNIEEVLLKKFDTYIGIENSGRDYIKSGDRLNLKVISVTNDGKELVAGRKLKYRIYRNEYSWWWDYSDYGSFLKSIKTDSNTTLISEKEFISSDKPYLIDCEINGTGEILVEVEDLVTGQKTGVNLYASTWIDSSISKKIDTLKIKADREQYNIGDKAKIYYEGEKGARALVTIEKSGQILKRYWKDVEGIENVEEVEISEEMFPNAYVTVALFQDYENYTNDRSLRLYGAVPLMVKDESTKLNIDISAPDEIKPNETFKVKVKNRANSKIDYTVAVVDEGLLEITGFKTPDPWKYFYQKEALQISAFDNYNEIIGKTFGEVHQVLKAGGGDFLAESLMANKSRSKQLGIEDAERFKPVVMFKGVLSTDENGEGEVEFLMPNYMGAVKVMVVGADFEKYGSAEKEILVKAPVVLNSSIPRSLKVGDELTIPVEIFALEDGIGDIKVSLEFNGEIQKEEVELKNKEKKTLFFKIKVPNKIGVEKIKISVDSSKYDYEEITEIDINSNSPYIYINEVKSVDSEQNFNTPKEFVSGSVNSRITISSSPILAIDERLQWLIRYPYGCVEQTTSSIFPQLFISKLSYEKNFDMKEITKNINSGIARLSRFQLYDGSFSYWIGDSDSNLWATNYVGHFLINAKDRGYYIPNDMYEKWLRFSKQQAKNYSGDIDLKAYTLYLLALAGEPDISEMNLMYENYLDKLLVPSQWYLAAAYKLSGDEKMAREIGDKLSIEIPKASYEYYSSSYGSRLKDKAIVLSAYYTIYEKIEKNLYKEIVRVLQSQGWLSTQSSAYSLLTMAEIKENKEKDELKAILEINGKTRKFISSDKDYIENLSEDIKSVKVRANNGKEIYVNYYWEGVPVNYDGENISKNIKLERHYYDLNGKEQSEEFVKSLESGKSFWLEVRVLPSDDVERYFSINNVALTQVLPTGWEIENLRALNQDYPKWVVEKTEDTYIDYEDIRDDRIMWFFSFDNYDHLGKSFFVKINSVTKGKYRLPGTMAEAMYDKNYEAYLKGTEVEVK; from the coding sequence ATGAAAAAATTATTGGCATTTTTGATATTGGTTACGATGTTAGGGTGTGGAAAAGAGGCAGAACAAGAAAAGATTGAAGAAAAGAAAGATACAGTTTCAAATATTGAATTAGAAAAAGAAAAGGTTGAGGTAAAACAAGAGGAAAAATATTTGAATATAGTTGAAGTTTCAACAGTTTCATCTGGAAAGAAAAGTATAGAGATAAGATTCTCTGAAGATTTAGATCTTAATAATGATATTAATGCTTATATAAAAGTAAATAGTGATATTCCATATATTTTAGTTAAAATTAAAAATAAAGTGGTAGTTACTGGTGATTTTAATTTAGGTGATACTTATGAAGTTGAGATAAGAGAGGGGTTAAAATCTAAAGATGGTTTGAAGTTGAAGGAGAATTATAAAACTATTGTGTCATTTAAGGATTTAGAACCTAAAATATCTTTTTCAAATGAGGGAATAATTTTGCCTGGGGTAAATGAAAAGAGAATAAGTTTCAGATCTATTAATGTAAAAAAAGTCAATGTTACTTTGAAAAAGATCTATGAAAATAATACAACACAATTTTTACAAGAGTTTAATTTTAAAGGAAATGGAAATGTTTTTAACTATGCTTTACAAGGGGAGTTTTATAAGATAGGAGATACTATTTTAGAAAAAACTTATACTCTTGATAGTATAAAAAATAAGTGGATTCAAACAGAGATAGATTTAGGAAATTTAGCTGATAAAAAAGGATTTTATATAGTTGAGTTATCTTTTGATGAGAAAGGAATAGATTACAAGTTTCCAGATGATGTAGAAAGTTGGAAAAAATATAGTTTCTTTGAGAATAATGGAAAGATTGGAAAAGTTGTTATGTTGTCAGATAATGCAATAGTAGCACAAAAGACAAAGGATAGTATTGTAGTAAATGTTCTTAATATAACAGACAATTCTTTAGTAAAAGGGGCTAAAGTTAAGGTTATAACAACTAATAATCAACTTTTAGAAGAGAAAGTAACTGATGAAAATGGAGAGGTTATTTTTAATAACAATGATAAGATTTTCTATCTACTTAGTGAAAAAGGAGAGGAAAAATCGATTTTAAAATTTGATGATTCTCAACTTTCATATGAGGGATTTGCAGTTGATGGAATCTATAGCAGTAAGGGAGTTAAGGGATTTTTATATACAGATAGAGGAATTTATAGACCAGGAGATAAGATATATTTCTCTGTTATAGCTAGAAGTGATAAAAAAACTTTTCCAGAGGGACAACCTATAAAGGTAAATGTTTATACTCCTAGAGGAGAAAAATTTATTGAGAATAGAGTTATAAAAGATAGTAAAAATGGATTTTACACTTTTGAGATTGAAACTAATCAAGATTCAGAAACTGGTTTATGGAAGGTAGAAGTTAAGTTAGGGGGAGATAAGTTTCAAAAGGATATACCTGTTGAAACAATAGTTCCTTATAAAATAAAAGTAGAAACTAAAGTTCCCAAAGAAATTGATCTAGCTCAAGAGAAAAATCTAAAATATGCTATAAAATCAGATTATCTTTTTGGAGCACCTGGAAGTGATCTGAAGTATACAAGTGAATTGGAAGTAAGAGAGGAAGAAATTTCTTTTGAGAAATATAAAAACTATATATTTAAAGATCCTACAACTTATAGTTTTTATTATAATGATCAAAAAAACGGAGTTTTGGATGCAGATGGAAGAGGAGAGGTTACATATAATATAGAGAAAATATCTCCTTCAAATATCAATTTAACTGGAAGAATAGTTACAAGAGTTTTAGAAACTGGTGGTAGACCAGTAACTAATATAGAGGAAGTTTTATTGAAAAAATTTGATACATATATAGGAATTGAAAATAGTGGAAGAGATTATATTAAAAGTGGAGATAGATTAAATCTTAAAGTAATATCTGTAACAAATGATGGAAAGGAACTGGTAGCAGGAAGAAAATTAAAGTATAGAATATATAGAAATGAATATTCATGGTGGTGGGATTATAGTGACTATGGAAGTTTCTTGAAATCAATAAAAACAGATAGTAATACAACTTTGATATCTGAAAAAGAGTTTATATCTTCAGATAAACCATATTTAATAGATTGTGAAATCAATGGCACAGGAGAAATTTTAGTTGAGGTTGAAGATCTTGTAACAGGACAAAAGACAGGGGTAAATCTATATGCAAGTACTTGGATAGATTCTAGTATTAGCAAAAAAATAGATACCTTAAAAATAAAAGCAGATAGAGAGCAATACAATATAGGAGATAAAGCAAAGATATATTATGAGGGAGAAAAGGGAGCAAGAGCTTTAGTAACTATTGAAAAATCTGGACAAATTTTGAAAAGATATTGGAAAGATGTAGAGGGAATAGAAAATGTTGAAGAGGTAGAGATTAGCGAGGAAATGTTCCCAAATGCCTATGTAACAGTTGCATTGTTCCAAGATTATGAAAATTATACAAATGATAGATCATTGAGATTATATGGAGCAGTACCATTGATGGTAAAAGATGAGTCTACTAAATTAAATATAGATATTTCAGCTCCAGATGAGATAAAACCAAATGAAACTTTTAAAGTTAAGGTAAAAAATAGAGCTAATAGTAAAATAGATTATACAGTTGCTGTTGTAGATGAAGGATTATTAGAGATTACAGGATTTAAAACTCCAGATCCTTGGAAATATTTCTATCAAAAAGAGGCACTGCAAATCTCAGCTTTTGACAACTATAATGAGATTATAGGAAAAACTTTTGGAGAGGTACATCAAGTTTTAAAAGCAGGAGGTGGAGATTTCTTAGCTGAATCTTTAATGGCTAATAAAAGTAGAAGTAAACAATTAGGAATAGAGGATGCAGAGAGATTTAAGCCTGTTGTTATGTTTAAAGGTGTACTTTCTACAGATGAAAATGGAGAAGGGGAAGTTGAGTTCTTAATGCCAAACTATATGGGAGCTGTTAAAGTAATGGTAGTAGGTGCTGATTTTGAAAAATATGGAAGTGCTGAAAAAGAGATTTTAGTAAAAGCTCCTGTTGTGTTAAATAGTTCAATTCCAAGAAGTTTAAAAGTTGGAGATGAGTTGACTATTCCAGTAGAAATTTTTGCTTTAGAAGATGGAATAGGAGATATAAAAGTAAGTTTAGAGTTCAATGGTGAAATTCAAAAAGAAGAAGTTGAGTTAAAGAATAAAGAGAAGAAAACTTTATTCTTTAAAATAAAAGTTCCAAATAAAATAGGAGTGGAGAAGATAAAAATATCTGTGGATTCTTCAAAATATGATTATGAAGAGATAACAGAGATAGATATAAATTCAAATTCTCCATATATTTATATTAATGAAGTAAAAAGTGTAGACAGTGAACAGAATTTCAATACACCAAAAGAGTTTGTAAGTGGCAGTGTGAATAGTAGAATAACTATATCATCTTCACCTATTTTAGCAATAGATGAGAGATTACAATGGTTAATTAGATACCCTTATGGTTGTGTAGAGCAAACAACTTCAAGTATTTTCCCACAACTGTTTATATCAAAATTATCATATGAAAAGAACTTTGATATGAAAGAGATAACTAAAAATATTAATAGTGGAATTGCTAGACTTTCAAGATTTCAATTATATGATGGATCTTTCTCATATTGGATAGGAGATTCAGATAGTAATTTATGGGCAACTAACTATGTAGGGCATTTTTTAATAAACGCTAAAGATAGAGGATATTATATACCTAATGATATGTATGAGAAATGGTTGAGATTTAGTAAACAACAAGCTAAAAATTATAGTGGAGATATAGATTTAAAAGCCTATACTCTTTATCTATTGGCATTGGCAGGAGAGCCAGATATCAGTGAGATGAACTTGATGTATGAAAACTATTTAGATAAGCTATTAGTTCCAAGTCAATGGTATTTAGCAGCTGCATATAAACTTTCTGGTGATGAGAAGATGGCTAGAGAGATAGGGGATAAACTTTCAATAGAGATTCCTAAAGCAAGTTATGAATATTATTCAAGTAGCTATGGTTCAAGACTTAAAGACAAAGCAATAGTGTTAAGTGCTTACTATACTATCTATGAAAAAATTGAAAAAAATCTTTATAAAGAGATAGTAAGAGTTCTTCAATCTCAAGGATGGTTATCTACTCAAAGTAGTGCTTACTCTCTTTTAACTATGGCAGAGATAAAAGAGAATAAGGAGAAAGATGAGTTAAAAGCTATTCTTGAAATTAATGGAAAAACTAGAAAGTTTATCTCAAGTGATAAAGATTATATTGAAAATCTTTCAGAGGATATTAAGAGTGTAAAAGTAAGAGCTAATAATGGAAAAGAGATATATGTTAACTACTATTGGGAAGGTGTTCCTGTTAATTATGATGGAGAAAATATCTCTAAAAATATTAAACTTGAAAGACATTACTATGATCTAAATGGAAAAGAGCAATCAGAAGAGTTTGTAAAATCTTTAGAGAGTGGAAAATCATTCTGGTTAGAGGTAAGAGTTTTACCTAGTGATGATGTTGAGAGATACTTCTCTATAAATAATGTAGCTTTAACTCAAGTATTGCCAACTGGTTGGGAGATAGAAAATCTGAGAGCTTTAAATCAAGATTATCCTAAGTGGGTAGTAGAAAAAACAGAAGATACATAT